A window of Geotrypetes seraphini chromosome 16, aGeoSer1.1, whole genome shotgun sequence genomic DNA:
aaagatagcccaagaggccaaaaacttcaaacccttttttagatatgttaaagggaagaaacctgcaaaggagacagtgggccctctcgacaaccaaggaagaaaaggatacatcaaagaggacaaacagattgcagacagattaaattccttctttgcctctgtctttaccaaggaagatgccacatcaatacccgaaacagtgaaagtttaagggggaaatagaggagagcctcaccacagtgaaggtggatctggaccagatatactatcagattgacaaactaaaaagtgacaaatcccctggcccagatggaattcacccgagagtattaaaggaactaaaggtggaaatcggagaacaactgcaatccctcgctaacatgtcaattagaaccggacggataccagaagactggaagatagagaacgtcatcccaatcttcaaaaaaggatcaaggggagaaccgggaaaccattgacctgtgagtctcacatcggtccctgggaaaatgtttgaggctttgattaaagacagcatagtacagcatctggataaccatgacctgctgagaggtagtcagcatggcttcaggaaagggaactcgtgcttgacaaacttacttcagtttttcgagggagtgaacaaacaagtcgatagcggagaaccggtggacataatatacttggacttccagaaagcgttcgacaaagtacctcatgcaagacttctcaaaaaactacaaagtcatggaatagaaggggatatactaagatggataggaaaatggctggaaaacagaagacagagagtgggcataaatgggaagtactcagactggaagaaagtaactagcggtgtgcctcagggcttgggcctatcttattcaatatcttcgtaaatgacctggaagaagaaacgaccagtgttatcatcaagtttgcagatgacacaaagctaggCCGAGCAATCAGGTCAAAAAAAGACAGCGAGGaacagagagatttgaagcaacttgagagatgggcagaaaattggcagatgagttttaatgtagaaaaatgcaaagtgatacacctgggcagcaaaaacaaggagcatgagtataaactgttaggtataactttggggaagagcgaacaagagaaAGACCTgtgggtactgatagacaggaccctgaagccgtggGCTCAATgcacagcggcggcaaagaaagctaacaggatgtcaggcatgataaagaagggaatcatgagtagatcaagggaggccataatgccgctttacagagcaatggtcagaccatacttggaatactgtgtccaacactggtctccatacctaaagaaggatataacactgctggaggcgagcgacgaagctagtaaaaggtatggagaacttgagctacaaagatcgcctcagaaaactgggattattcacccttgagaagagaagactgagaggggatctgatagagacttttaaattgctaaaaggaatcgacaaaatggagcaagctcactcaccagcagggggaaaggatggtgagcaagaaacaatgttattcacattggcaaatgtgacccaaacccagactcggaccagaggtcatggcctgaagctgagaggggacagggccaagacaaatgtcagaaagttctgcttcacacaagtggtgaatgcctggaactctctcctgaaagagatggtggaggaaaccaccattctaggatttaagggaaaattggacgcaaaTCTTCTTGCATGACACATTGAGGGacacgagtgactaatgtattcgccagggtatgcCTAGCTGAGCcgccacgtgtgcggatcaccggactggatggaccccagatctgatccggtgcaggcatttcttatgttcttatgataagaaATACAGGTTATGAATAGTAAAGAAAACATATAGGGAGGgggaaaacaaaaaacccaagggAAACGGAGTCTGGGCTGATATAAAGCTCCTGATCCTAATCTGTTGTCAGGTTAATAAACTGAAACTACGGTAGTTTTATTcattgtcaaatgcatctttaaaaagaaagcactttaaattgctctTAAATCTTTCCAGATTCATTTCTTCGCGCAAGTATATAGGAAGTAGATTCCATAATTGGGGGGCCGTAACAGAGAAGATATTTTGTCGCCGTGTATTTATGGTTTTTAAAGTAGGAACTGTCAGGAGATGCTGGTCAGTAGATCTGAGTGATCTAAGGGGAGAATAAGGGACCAATAATCTATGGATAAAGGCTGgtgctttgtaaagaagggatttgaaagtcataagacataatttatgttatatgATATGCCACCGGAAGCAACTTCTGCCCTGTGTAGCTTCCCTTAGAAAATAGCTACTGTGACCTCTTATGGCAGCTCACTGAATTACACAAATTACTATGATCTGCCACCAGAGGTCACGGCATATTCTGTTCTGATGATGACTTAGGATGTAGGAATCTGTTAGGAGAAATCAGAGGGTGAGTAAGATTGTAGTATTCACTGGACCCTTTAAATAGCAGCCAACGTTCCTGGGGTGAAAAATTAATAGGAATATACCAACGTCCACAGCTCAATACAAGTTGTAGTGTTTAGTTTTCCTAATAATAAGTTGCTTGTCATGCAGTTGTAGCATATAGCTTGTGTTATGATAAAATAATATGCATTATGATAAAAATGTATGGTTTTATGATTTAATGTACACCCTTTGGCAAAACTGGGTGTTATTCCCTTAACACTGGTAAAAAATACTTCCCCTTAACTAAATTTCTGAATCAATTTCCTTTTCCTATATTTTAGCTTTGTTTGGTTGTTTCAGGTTAAATATTGGAATGATGCAACGAGGAAACCAAACTGAAGTGACAGAATTTATTCTTCATGGGCTCAACGTCAACGGGGGTTCACAGTACGCTTTGTTTACATTGTTTTTAATGATCTACACTCTCACGTTGATTGGAAATATATCCATCATCATGTTGGTGTGGTCCAACATTTCCCTCCACAAACCTATGTACATTTTCCTGAGCAATCTGTCTTTTGTTGAAATCTGGTACACAACCAGCACTGTTCCCAAAATGCTTTGTGGCTTACTCTCCAAGATGAACTCTATTTCATTCAACGATTGCTTCCTACAGTTTTATTTCTTCTTCTTATTTGGTGCAGCTGAGTGTTTTGTTCTCACCATCATGGGTTACGATCGATATCTTGCCATCTGTCATCCTCTCCGCTACAATATCTTAATGAGCACTAACAAATGTTGTTTCTTTGTTGCTTCAGGTTGGATTGGTGCAATCCTCTGGTCTTTGTTTCCTGTAATATTAATATCAAGGTTGCAATTCTGTGGCAATCAGATTAATCATTTCCTGTGTGATCCAGGACCTCTTCTGGAACTTTCTTGCATGAGGCACTATTCTATAGAATTATTCATTACTCTACATATTGGCCTGTTTGTCTTCATTACGTTCTCTTTTACCTACATTTCATATACTTTTATTATACAAACCATATTAAGAATCCCATCCGCAATTGGGCGCCGTAAGGCCTTCTCTACATGTGCCTCCCACCTCACTGTGGTGACCATTTTCTATGGATGtgctatgtatatatatgtaaggCCATCAGGTAATCACCTATTAAACATAGATAAGGTAATAGCTGTGTTCTATACAGCTGTGACTCCTCTACTGAATCCTGTAATCTACACCCTAAGGAACAAGGAGGTCCGGGAGGTGTTGAAAAAGTTGATgcgattttgattttttttttttttcttcccaaatctgtccttggAACCAACAGCCAATCAGGGTTTCAGAATATCTTTATATATAGAAACTAGAGGTCagaattgagatatccaggttagGGCATGCTCAATTCCagtcaaattttaaaaataaaggtcTGCtgatccagatccttttctaaaatacctggAGGACTGTTTACGTCAAAAGCAGCAGGGCAATCCATTTCACAAATATCTATTGAAAAATAAATGAACAGCATAGACCCGGCAccttattactactattaatatttattatttctatagcactatcatATGCCCACAGCGCTGCACATTAAACGCACAATAGACAGTCtctactcaaaagagcttacaatctaattatgttAGACTCACAGGACACAGGGTGAAGGGAAATATAAAGGAATGAAGAGGTAGAGGGGATAGGGGCTACAGAGGAAATGAGATATAGTATATTATATGTTGAAAGGGTTAGGACCTAAACCCAGCTTCCAAAAAATGGGCTTTGaggctggatttgaatactaccagagatggagcctggcatatCGATTCAGGCAggtatatggtgcagcaaggcagaaggggtcgagtcgggagttggcagtaaaggagaagggtacagataagagagccATACCCAAATAATGGAGTTTCCCGGGTGGTGtgtaaggagagataagagaggagagctattgaggagctgcagagtgagtaTACTTGTAGGTTTAATGGAGGCGTTGGCTCTTATGAAAGTGATGATTCATCAGCTTGTACATATAAATGTTATATACCACACATGGAAGAGGAGCACTTATCAAGGTGTGGTGAAAAGTGAGTTGTATCACTGGGGTTACTAACCTGACAAATCTCAATACTACAGTTTCCTGATTCTCATGGCAAATTAATAGCATAGCTTGCCAGCTACCTCACCAACCTCATATCATGGCCCAGTGCTCCAGTATCACCTCTTAAAAGGCCAGTGATGCTGACTCCCACCTCCAAACAACACCTACACCTACCAGATCAGAAGCCCCATCCCTCCCAATCAGAAACCCCTATGCCCCAATATTCCATGGACTTACCAGCATGTTACTGGGGATCTAGCGGGTCCCCAGTTGTTCCTGTCTATGCTGGTGCCTTCTACCAATATGGCACCCCCTAGCAATAATCTCATGGTAAAATAGCCCCATCCATTTATAGGGATTATTTTTTCAGATATAATGTGGCTTGCATTGCTCTCCAGAAATGATGTATAAAATTTATATACTAATGAGCTGCTTTACATGTATTTGAATATTTTGTCTCTAAttactaactccctcttttactaaggtgtgataactgattagcatgcgctaaatgctaacacatccatagactaacatacatgcactaattggttagcaccccttagtaaaagagggcctaagtggccCATTGTGCCATAAATAATTGAGTCTCCTTCATCCCTTATATAAAACCCTGTCTAaaataagaaacttttaaaaaaccTTTGAGATAGTATAAAACAAGGAAACTTTCCCTATCCACTCATATTCCCATTATAAAATGTGATATAAATATGCAGATTTTAGTCTTGTACAAGTTACATCCAAGTGTGCCAGCTTGAAATTACTGTATGATGTAAAAGAGGGCTTTTTGAAATGGTATTTAAATATATGT
This region includes:
- the LOC117349696 gene encoding olfactory receptor 11L1-like, encoding MQRGNQTEVTEFILHGLNVNGGSQYALFTLFLMIYTLTLIGNISIIMLVWSNISLHKPMYIFLSNLSFVEIWYTTSTVPKMLCGLLSKMNSISFNDCFLQFYFFFLFGAAECFVLTIMGYDRYLAICHPLRYNILMSTNKCCFFVASGWIGAILWSLFPVILISRLQFCGNQINHFLCDPGPLLELSCMRHYSIELFITLHIGLFVFITFSFTYISYTFIIQTILRIPSAIGRRKAFSTCASHLTVVTIFYGCAMYIYVRPSGNHLLNIDKVIAVFYTAVTPLLNPVIYTLRNKEVREVLKKLMRF